The Cicer arietinum cultivar CDC Frontier isolate Library 1 chromosome 1, Cicar.CDCFrontier_v2.0, whole genome shotgun sequence genome contains the following window.
AGagggggaaaaaaaaaaagaagcttCATTTTTCGGTCAAACCATTAAATTGACTTCTCATGTCACTGATAATAGGTATTTAGTTTTCAATGAATTCAATATTTGAActaatcaaatcaaaataagtATTTCAAAAGAAGAGATTTTCTGAATTCGTCGCCAGTGTCTTTTCCCTTCAGGCTCATTGCCACCTTCATGTGATGTGTTATGATGTGGAGTCAAGTCACTAAATCCAATTATCAAACAAGCACACATTTCATCCCTATTTGCTAACCAAATTAATCTGAATTGGAAATTGGTATATCtaaaattcaatattatttttgttcataGTCAATACCACACCTTAAGCTGTTGTGAAATTTACTTGGCAAATACTTACTAGCCCTGTGGattttagtttgttttaagCATATATAATAAGATTTCATATTGGAGAAATTCCATTCCAAACACAACGACAGAGATAAGGACATCAAGGGGAGGAGAACCTGAAGATCCGGTGGGAGATATCTATACACATCATAAATTTGATCTTTAAACCCTCTGCTCAACATTTCATCAGATTCATCCTGTaatcgaaaagaaaaatatatgaaaattctTGACACACagcaacaaaaagaagaaaaataatacaatCAAGCATTGGCAAGTAGTAGTGAATTACCAGAACTAGCAACTTGATAGCTCTTGTGCGCAATGTTCTCCTTTTGATCATGTCACAGACTCGACCAGGAGTTCCAGACACCACATGAACTCCATGCTCAAGTTTCCTTATATCTTCTCCTACACTTTTGCCTCCAATGCAAGCATGCGCTTGTATATTTATGAAATCCCCAATAGCCAATATAACTTTTTCAGTCTGTGAGGCCAGCTCCCTTGTTGGAGACACAATTAAAGCTTGCACTCTGTTCAGAAATTACAAAATTGGATTCAGTAATTAATAAATCGATGTTCTATGTTCTATGTTCAGAGAAGACCACTCATCTTTAAGATTATGTTCAAaccaaaagattaaaaaaacaaaagtattttatgtcAGGAAGTTAAGGCCAGATACATTAAAACTTTATTTCCCAATTAAGAGAACTATAATTGGTATACAGTCTATATAACGATGAACAATAATCATACTATTACTTTCACTCTATCAATTCATTAGAATATTCACtcagaaattaaaaaatactatgGATCCAGTTTCTCTAAAGCAAGAACCTCACTTTGTAGTGTAATAAAGTGAGCATTATTAAATACTAATCATTCATTAACAAACAAAAGGTGGTTATTATATGCACCTATAACAAATCATGAGTGTCTAGAAATATCATCCATTGATTTCCTCACTTTGATCTCTACTCAGTCTAAACGAGccaaattcaaaaatttcaccCTTGAAAACTCCCatcaaaaaacatataaaatccTTTGTTCATCCTTAGGGGTTCATCTACCCCTGGTTAAACTTTCTCTTTTgtctttaaatttcataaaccCACATTATCACACAAACACCAAACAAAACTCAAAACCCCTAATTATACGTCAAAAAATCCCAACCATAGAAAAACCCTAATCTAAAAAATTCAACTTAAAATTACTCTCTACTTCTAATCTCCCCTTCGAAATACTCATCCaaacaaatcaacacaacaaaaacgacaaagaagaagaagaaaaaaacttacTCTCTGACGGATGTATCAACAATCTGGCAAACCGTAAGCGCAATCATGGACGTCTTGCCGGTTCCAGATTGAGCCTGAGCGATAACATCACGTCCCTGAATGATAGGCGCAACGGCACGCTGTTGAATCGCGGAGGGTTTCTCGAAACCGTATTGGTAGATTCCACGAAGCAAATCGTCTTTTATTCCCATCTCCTCGAAGCTTCCAATCGCCGTCACACCCTCCGTCGTCTCGAAATCCATATCCTCAGAGGCGTTAACTGTTCTCCGACGATTCGCCGGAACCACCGAAGTTGCCGCCATCGCCGCCGAAATATAAAAGAGATTAGTGATGATAGGAGATAGAAGGGGAAATTTTGTGCCCTAGAAAGTATTAAAAAGCTAACACCGTACGTGGGGagcaaataatgaaataatattgTGCTAAATTGCTAAATAAATAgtgctttttatatttttatctttcttttttttttttttcgtgagaaatctttctcttttttattttattttatagtaaatcgtattttttcttaaatgcaactacaaacaaattattttaaatcaaaataataatattctcAATTTTTCTGCAGCCTTCCTTATCTcaatttattttagatattgataattgataatttattttaaatttcaaatagatttGAATAAGAGTGCTTATAAGTATGGCAAATTCAATAATCTCTTCACTCAAATCAACTTAATATGAATTTTGACTCACTTTATTTAAGTTTGAAACTAACTCAAACAAATgtattcaaatataattatattcggTTTGAGTAgtacatttaatattttgaacacaCAAACTCACCTTATTTATGTgacatatatattttgatgtatAGTTATAATGTGTGAAAGACTGGGAACTAGTTGATATTCTCCAACATTGTCCTCACTACAAGTAGCATCGCCACCAAAATCAAGTACCAAGAGATACTCAACTAATTCATGTTCGTCTTGTAGGTGTGTCATTTCCTCCTAAACGTTGATTTGTTTGACATTATCTAGAGGATGATTAGGTGGCTCTCAAGGGAGATGGTGTAGTCCA
Protein-coding sequences here:
- the LOC101488233 gene encoding eukaryotic initiation factor 4A-3 codes for the protein MAATSVVPANRRRTVNASEDMDFETTEGVTAIGSFEEMGIKDDLLRGIYQYGFEKPSAIQQRAVAPIIQGRDVIAQAQSGTGKTSMIALTVCQIVDTSVREVQALIVSPTRELASQTEKVILAIGDFINIQAHACIGGKSVGEDIRKLEHGVHVVSGTPGRVCDMIKRRTLRTRAIKLLVLDESDEMLSRGFKDQIYDVYRYLPPDLQVCLISATLPHEILEMTNKFMTDPVRILVKRDELTLEGIKQFFVAVEREEWKFDTLCDLYDTLTVTQAVIFCNTKRKVDWLTEKMRNNNFTVSSMHGDMPQRERDAIMGEFRSGTTRVLITTDVWARGLDVQQVSLVINYDLPNNRELYIHRIGRSGRFGRKGVALNFVKSDDIKILRDIEQYYSTQIDEMPMNVADLI